DNA sequence from the Sulfurimonas sediminis genome:
ATGCACTATAAAACGCTGCTTCTTTTGTGTGATGATGAGCGATGTGGCAAAGCGGGTAAAGATGACAGAGCATCACACCTGCGTGAGATACTCAAAGAGATGGGACTCAATAAAGGACAAAACCGTATAAAGATAAGTCGAACAGGCTGTTATGGGGCATGTAGATTTCGTCAAGTTTGTCAGGTGACTGAAAACACGCAGGCAAATGGCAATCCTAAAAACAATGCTCTCTGGCTTCGCCATACGCATAATTTTTCAGATGAGCAGTGGAGAGAACTTTTTAGGCTTTTAAGTGAAGATAAACCTCTTTTAGAAGCGTTGGATGCAGAGTATTTTATCCCTATGAAAGTATATAATTAAATCAAAATGAGCAAGAAGCTAAAAACAGGATACACAACAGGCACACATGCTACAGCTGTTTTTTTAGCCGCTTTGTATGAATATTTTGAGGCTGTTATATTGGAAAAGTTACAGGTAGTCTTGCCACAAAAACAAGAAGCTCTTATAGAAGTAAAAAGAGAAGGACCTTTGCATTTTAACACGATTAAGGGTGATAATGATGATATAGATGTGACTAAAGGTTGTGAGATTACATGTAAAGTGTTAAAAGATTGTCCTACCGAGCTAAAAGCGCAGGAACCGACACTTCTTCAAATAAACAGAACAAAAGTTTACATCTATGCAGGAGAGGGCATAGGTGTTGTGACAAAAAAAGGGCTCAAAATCACTCCTACACATCCTGCTATTAATCCAACACCTTTATCTATGATGATGCAAAATGCTCAAAATATTGTGGGAGAATCCGTCGAAGTTTTTCATGCGCTTTTTAGCGTTAAAGATGGCGAGAAGATAGCCAAAGAGACGGCAAATGCAAAAGTCGGTGTGATTGGCGGCATCTCGATTTTGGGCACAAGAGGCATTGTCAAACCGGTTTCTGCTTCTGCATACATTGACTCTGTAGCCGCGGAGATAGCAGTTGCGGTAGCAGAGTCAAAAGAGAAGATTATTTTTACACTTGGTAACACGGCACACGATTATGCAAAAAAACATTATAATGAGAGTTCTATTATAGAGATAGGTAATTTTGTTTATGATGCTGCAAAACAACTCCAACAACAGTGCGTAAAAAAAGTGGTGTTTATCACGAGTGTTGCAAAGATGTGTAAAGTGGCACAGGGATTTAAAAACACACATAATAAATATGGCAGCATTGATTTTGATGAAGTGAAGTTGTGGCTCAAATTAGAGCTTGGTTTTGACTTGGGAGATGAAGAGTTTGTAACCTTAAAAGGAGTTTTACAAACATTGCCAGATGGATATAAAGAGCCGTTTGTAAAACTTTTAGGGTATAAATCTGCTACAAAACTCAAAGAGTGGTTTTGCGAACTTGGCTTACATGTAAATGAAGTAGAAACAATTACCCTGCCAAATGAGATAAAGGAAAAAATACAATGGTAACAATAGCAGGTTCAGGAATGGGTGCGTATAACTTTGACAATGTTGATGTTGATTTTTCAAAATTTAAGATGATATTTTGCGATCAAAACTACGAAACATCACTACAAAATGTTACAAAGGGGAGTTTTAAAGTTGTAAAAGAGGCAATTTTGCAAAATCTTGATAAAGAGATTCTTTATGTGGTTAGTGGCTCACCTACCTTTTTCTCAGGAGCTATTTTAATTATAAATGCACTTAAAAAACAAAATATCGCCTTTAAAATTATAGATAACACATCAAGTTTAAATTATATGTTAGCCCATGAGGGTGTAAGCCTTGTTAAAACGGGTATAACGACTTTACACGGAAAAAGCTTTGTAGATTTGGAAAACTTTTTGACAAAAGAGTATACCTTTGTTGTTTGTGATGATGCTACACCTCGTATATTAGCAGATGCTACACAGTTTTTGGATGAAGAAGATATGAGTATTACTTTGGGAGAGCGATTTGGCTATGATGATGAGCGTTTTAGCACAACAACTCTCAAAAAAATGATACAAAGTCCACCAAAAATGCCATACTCTTTACTGATAAAGCGAAACTACAAACCTTTAGAAAACATCTCAAGTGAAGAAAGCATAGAGCATGAAAACGGGATGATTACCAAAAGCTATAAGCGGCACATCTCTTTACAAAACCTTGAACTCCAGCCAAATATGCTTTTGTGGGATATTGGTGCAGGTTCTGGTTCTGTGAGTATAGACGGCTACAAACGCTACAAGGTAAAAACTATCCTTTTTGAAAAAAATCCAAAACGCTCGGCGATGATAAAAAATTCATTAAAAAAGCATAAAATACTTGATACAAAACTTTACGAGGGTGAAGCGAGTGAAGATTATAAAAAAGAACC
Encoded proteins:
- a CDS encoding (2Fe-2S) ferredoxin domain-containing protein gives rise to the protein MASSLTNSHASSTYGSNPVKKGEVRFNEMGSEVVEGYTCKPKDYDPNRPIMHYKTLLLLCDDERCGKAGKDDRASHLREILKEMGLNKGQNRIKISRTGCYGACRFRQVCQVTENTQANGNPKNNALWLRHTHNFSDEQWRELFRLLSEDKPLLEALDAEYFIPMKVYN
- the cbiD gene encoding cobalt-precorrin-5B (C(1))-methyltransferase CbiD, whose translation is MSKKLKTGYTTGTHATAVFLAALYEYFEAVILEKLQVVLPQKQEALIEVKREGPLHFNTIKGDNDDIDVTKGCEITCKVLKDCPTELKAQEPTLLQINRTKVYIYAGEGIGVVTKKGLKITPTHPAINPTPLSMMMQNAQNIVGESVEVFHALFSVKDGEKIAKETANAKVGVIGGISILGTRGIVKPVSASAYIDSVAAEIAVAVAESKEKIIFTLGNTAHDYAKKHYNESSIIEIGNFVYDAAKQLQQQCVKKVVFITSVAKMCKVAQGFKNTHNKYGSIDFDEVKLWLKLELGFDLGDEEFVTLKGVLQTLPDGYKEPFVKLLGYKSATKLKEWFCELGLHVNEVETITLPNEIKEKIQW
- the cbiT gene encoding precorrin-6Y C5,15-methyltransferase (decarboxylating) subunit CbiT, whose product is MVTIAGSGMGAYNFDNVDVDFSKFKMIFCDQNYETSLQNVTKGSFKVVKEAILQNLDKEILYVVSGSPTFFSGAILIINALKKQNIAFKIIDNTSSLNYMLAHEGVSLVKTGITTLHGKSFVDLENFLTKEYTFVVCDDATPRILADATQFLDEEDMSITLGERFGYDDERFSTTTLKKMIQSPPKMPYSLLIKRNYKPLENISSEESIEHENGMITKSYKRHISLQNLELQPNMLLWDIGAGSGSVSIDGYKRYKVKTILFEKNPKRSAMIKNSLKKHKILDTKLYEGEASEDYKKEPSTPERIFVGGGGEKVIAELDYLYERLAEGGIMVANFVTLTNLTQAITVLKEGEIAFDVKSISLTTYKMKLLMPEPERVMHQIIIKKAKND